From a single Pseudomonas serboccidentalis genomic region:
- a CDS encoding YceI family protein, whose translation MLKKTLAALAIGSAVLSANVMAADYTVDKEGQHAFVDFKISHLGYSYITGTFKDIDGKFSFDAAKPEDSKIEFNVKTASVFTNHAERDKHISSKDFLDVGKYADAKFVSTSVKSTGKNAAGKDTADVTGDLTLHGVTKPIVVKAVFLGEGKDPWGGYRAGFEGTTSIKRSDFGKMMDLGPQSDNVDLYISFEGVKAK comes from the coding sequence ATGTTGAAAAAGACTCTGGCCGCTCTGGCAATCGGTTCGGCCGTACTGTCCGCGAACGTGATGGCTGCTGATTACACCGTCGACAAGGAAGGCCAGCACGCTTTCGTCGACTTCAAGATCAGCCACCTGGGCTACAGCTACATCACCGGTACCTTCAAGGACATCGACGGCAAGTTCAGCTTTGACGCTGCCAAGCCTGAAGACAGCAAAATCGAATTCAACGTGAAAACCGCCAGCGTGTTCACCAACCACGCCGAGCGCGACAAGCACATCTCCAGCAAGGACTTCCTGGACGTGGGCAAATACGCTGACGCCAAGTTCGTCTCCACCAGCGTCAAATCCACTGGCAAGAACGCTGCTGGCAAAGACACGGCTGACGTGACCGGCGACCTGACCCTGCACGGCGTAACCAAGCCGATCGTGGTCAAGGCTGTGTTCCTGGGTGAAGGCAAGGATCCATGGGGCGGCTACCGTGCCGGCTTCGAAGGCACCACCAGCATCAAGCGCTCTGATTTCGGCAAGATGATGGACCTGGGTCCACAGTCCGACAACGTCGACCTGTACATCTCGTTCGAAGGTGTGAAAGCGAAATAA
- a CDS encoding cytochrome b: MQLRNSSSRYGWVSIFMHWGVALAVFGLFALGLWMVGLDYYSSWRKDAPDLHKSIGLVLLGVMVLRVLWRFISPPPPTLQSYSRMTRIGAKFGHGFLYLGLFSVMIAGYLISTADGVGIPVFGLFEVPALVSGLPDQADTAGVIHLWLAWALVIFSGLHALAALKHHFIDRDATLTRMLGRKA; this comes from the coding sequence ATGCAGCTACGTAACTCTTCTTCACGCTATGGTTGGGTCAGCATCTTCATGCACTGGGGCGTGGCGCTGGCGGTCTTCGGGCTGTTCGCGCTGGGTCTGTGGATGGTGGGGCTGGATTACTACAGCAGCTGGCGCAAAGACGCGCCGGATCTGCACAAGAGCATCGGTCTGGTGTTGTTGGGTGTGATGGTGTTGCGGGTGCTCTGGCGCTTTATCAGCCCACCGCCGCCAACACTGCAAAGCTACAGCCGGATGACCCGCATCGGCGCCAAATTCGGCCACGGGTTTCTGTATCTCGGGCTCTTCTCTGTGATGATTGCCGGTTACCTGATTTCCACCGCAGACGGTGTCGGGATCCCGGTGTTTGGCCTGTTTGAAGTTCCTGCACTGGTCTCCGGGCTACCGGATCAGGCAGATACCGCTGGGGTGATTCATCTCTGGCTGGCGTGGGCGCTGGTAATTTTTTCCGGTCTCCATGCGTTGGCAGCATTGAAGCACCACTTTATTGATCGTGATGCGACCCTGACGCGAATGCTCGGTCGCAAAGCCTGA
- a CDS encoding flavin monoamine oxidase family protein translates to MSVGWLRACALVMLGLFSVTALAKDKTAIVIGGGLSGLTAAYELQNKGWQVTLLEAKPSLGGRSGMATSEWIGNDKTQPVLNKYVSTFKLGTTPAPEFVRTPGYLIDGEYFSAADLATRQPATADALKRYQKTLDDLARSIDDPQNPAATSTLHALDQINVSSWLDKQNLPATARQLINQDIRTHYDEPSRLSLLYFAQQNRVYRGVSDRDLRASRLVGGSQVLAQAFVKQIKTIKTNSPVSAIIQDKDGVTVKVGSVGYQADYVVLAVPLRALNKIALTPALDAQHLAAIKGTNYGWRDQIMLKFKTPVWESKARMSGEIYSNAGLGMLWIEPALKGGANVVINLSGDNARVMQAFGDKQMVDQVLIRLHAFYPQARGSFTGYEIRRYSTDPSMGGAYLAYGPGQISKFWRLWERPLQRVTFAGEHTDTLYPGTLEGALRTGQRAASQVEDLAAGKSFEPVKVVPAAAAAGAAGAAAAKKGNFFTNLFGGSDDEKKPEPVKAPEPAPAPAAPAPAPAPAPAPAPVEAPKPAAPVKAEPAKKAAAKPAAKKPAAKAETKKTAAKPAAKKAEPAKKPAAKPAAAPAPAASTDSKAQ, encoded by the coding sequence ATGTCTGTCGGTTGGCTGCGCGCCTGTGCGCTGGTGATGTTGGGGCTGTTCAGCGTTACGGCGCTGGCCAAGGATAAAACCGCAATCGTGATCGGCGGCGGCCTGTCGGGCCTGACTGCCGCTTATGAACTGCAAAACAAAGGCTGGCAGGTCACCCTGCTGGAAGCCAAGCCGAGCCTGGGTGGGCGCTCGGGCATGGCCACCAGCGAGTGGATCGGCAACGACAAGACGCAGCCAGTGCTGAACAAGTATGTCTCGACCTTCAAGCTGGGCACCACGCCAGCCCCTGAATTCGTGCGTACACCGGGTTATCTGATCGACGGCGAGTATTTTTCCGCTGCCGATCTGGCGACCAGGCAGCCAGCCACCGCCGACGCCTTGAAGCGCTACCAGAAAACCCTCGACGATCTGGCGCGCTCGATCGACGACCCGCAGAACCCGGCGGCGACCAGCACCCTGCACGCACTGGATCAGATCAACGTGTCGAGCTGGCTCGACAAGCAGAACCTGCCCGCCACGGCGCGTCAGTTGATCAACCAGGACATCCGCACCCACTACGACGAGCCGTCGCGTCTGTCGCTGCTGTATTTCGCCCAGCAGAACCGCGTGTATCGCGGCGTCTCCGACCGTGACCTGCGCGCCTCGCGTCTGGTCGGCGGCAGCCAGGTGCTGGCCCAGGCCTTCGTCAAGCAGATCAAGACGATCAAGACCAACTCGCCGGTTTCCGCGATCATTCAGGACAAGGACGGCGTGACCGTCAAGGTCGGCAGTGTTGGCTACCAGGCGGACTACGTGGTGCTGGCCGTGCCACTGCGCGCGCTGAACAAGATTGCCCTGACTCCGGCACTGGATGCTCAGCACCTGGCAGCGATCAAGGGCACCAACTACGGCTGGCGCGACCAGATCATGCTCAAGTTCAAGACGCCCGTGTGGGAAAGCAAGGCGCGCATGTCCGGCGAGATCTACAGCAACGCCGGCCTCGGCATGCTCTGGATCGAACCGGCACTGAAGGGCGGCGCCAACGTGGTGATCAACCTGTCCGGCGATAACGCTCGCGTGATGCAGGCGTTTGGCGACAAGCAGATGGTCGACCAGGTGCTGATCCGTCTGCACGCGTTTTATCCACAGGCCCGTGGCTCGTTCACCGGTTATGAAATCCGTCGTTACAGCACCGACCCGTCGATGGGCGGCGCCTACCTGGCTTACGGCCCGGGCCAGATCAGCAAGTTCTGGCGCCTGTGGGAGCGCCCGCTGCAACGCGTAACGTTTGCCGGCGAACACACCGACACCCTGTACCCGGGCACTCTGGAAGGCGCGCTGCGCACCGGTCAGCGTGCGGCCAGTCAGGTTGAAGACCTGGCAGCCGGCAAGTCGTTTGAACCGGTCAAAGTGGTTCCGGCCGCAGCAGCGGCAGGCGCGGCGGGTGCCGCGGCAGCGAAGAAGGGCAATTTCTTCACCAACCTGTTCGGCGGCTCGGATGACGAGAAGAAGCCAGAGCCTGTGAAGGCACCTGAGCCAGCTCCAGCTCCGGCGGCCCCAGCGCCTGCTCCGGCTCCAGCCCCTGCGCCAGCCCCGGTGGAAGCGCCGAAGCCAGCCGCTCCGGTGAAAGCCGAGCCGGCGAAGAAAGCGGCGGCCAAGCCTGCGGCGAAGAAGCCCGCTGCGAAAGCCGAAACGAAAAAAACTGCGGCCAAACCAGCGGCGAAAAAGGCTGAACCGGCGAAGAAGCCAGCGGCTAAACCGGCGGCCGCTCCGGCTCCGGCAGCAAGCACCGACAGCAAAGCGCAGTAA
- a CDS encoding adenosylmethionine--8-amino-7-oxononanoate transaminase: MGLNNQWMQRDLAVLWHPCTQMKDHEQLPLIPIKRGEGVWLEDFEGKRYLDAVSSWWVNVFGHANPRINQRIKDQVDQLEHVILAGFSHQPVIELSERLVKMTPEGLNRVFYADNGSSCIEVALKMSFHYWLNRGQPNKKRFVTLTNSYHGETMAAMAVGDVPLFTETYKALLMDTIKVPSPDCYLRPEGMSWEEHSRNMFAAMEQTLAENHDSVAAVIVEPLIQGAGGMRMYHPVYLKLLREACDRYGVHLIHDEIAVGFGRTGTMFACEQAGIRPDFLCLSKALTGGYLPLAACLTTDEVYSAFYDDYPTLRAFLHSHSYTGNPLACAAALATLDIFEQDNVIENNKALAQRMASATAHLVDHPNVSEVRQTGMVLAIEMVKDKATKEAYPWQERRGLKVFQHALERGALLRPLGSVVYFLPPYVITPEQIDFLAEVASEGIDIATRDSVSVAVPKDFHPGFRDPG, from the coding sequence ATGGGCCTGAATAACCAGTGGATGCAACGCGACCTCGCGGTGCTGTGGCATCCCTGCACCCAGATGAAAGACCACGAACAGCTGCCGCTGATCCCGATCAAACGCGGTGAAGGCGTCTGGCTCGAAGACTTCGAAGGCAAGCGCTACCTCGACGCGGTCAGCTCCTGGTGGGTCAACGTGTTCGGCCATGCCAACCCGCGCATCAACCAGCGCATCAAGGATCAGGTCGATCAGCTGGAACACGTGATCCTCGCCGGTTTCAGCCATCAACCGGTGATCGAGCTGTCCGAGCGTCTGGTGAAGATGACCCCGGAAGGCCTGAACCGGGTGTTCTACGCCGATAACGGTTCGTCCTGCATCGAAGTCGCGCTGAAAATGAGCTTTCACTACTGGCTCAATCGCGGTCAACCGAACAAGAAGCGCTTCGTCACCCTGACCAACAGCTACCACGGCGAAACCATGGCGGCGATGGCGGTCGGCGACGTGCCGCTGTTCACCGAAACCTATAAAGCCCTGCTGATGGACACCATCAAGGTGCCAAGCCCGGATTGCTACTTGCGCCCCGAAGGCATGAGCTGGGAGGAACATTCGCGCAACATGTTCGCGGCCATGGAACAGACCTTGGCCGAGAACCATGACAGCGTCGCGGCAGTGATCGTCGAACCGCTGATTCAGGGCGCCGGCGGCATGCGCATGTATCACCCGGTGTACCTCAAACTGCTGCGCGAGGCCTGCGACCGCTACGGCGTGCACCTGATCCACGACGAAATCGCCGTCGGCTTCGGTCGCACCGGGACCATGTTTGCCTGCGAGCAGGCCGGCATCCGCCCGGACTTCCTCTGCCTGTCCAAGGCCCTGACCGGCGGCTACCTGCCGCTGGCGGCGTGCCTGACCACCGACGAGGTCTACAGCGCGTTCTACGACGACTACCCGACCCTGCGCGCCTTCCTCCATTCGCACAGCTACACCGGCAACCCGCTGGCCTGTGCAGCGGCGCTGGCGACGCTGGATATCTTCGAACAGGACAACGTGATCGAGAACAACAAGGCCCTGGCCCAGCGCATGGCCTCGGCCACCGCGCACCTGGTCGATCACCCGAACGTGTCCGAGGTGCGCCAGACCGGCATGGTGCTGGCAATCGAGATGGTCAAGGATAAAGCCACGAAAGAGGCCTACCCTTGGCAGGAGCGACGCGGCCTGAAGGTGTTCCAGCATGCGCTGGAGCGCGGCGCCTTGCTGCGGCCGCTGGGCAGCGTGGTGTATTTCCTGCCGCCGTACGTGATCACTCCGGAGCAGATCGACTTCCTCGCCGAAGTCGCCAGCGAAGGCATCGACATCGCCACCCGTGACAGCGTCAGCGTGGCGGTGCCGAAGGATTTCCACCCGGGGTTCCGTGATCCGGGCTGA
- a CDS encoding 16S rRNA (uracil(1498)-N(3))-methyltransferase: MRLSRFFIDAPLSTGEHELPEAQAHYISRVLRMAEGDAVQLFDGSGHEFRGSLVEVGKKRVVVQIDEQLAGQVESPLQIHLGQGLSRGERMDWAIQKATELGVTEITPIFSERCEVRLKDERADKRLLHWRQVAISACEQCGRSRVPVIHPPVLLADWLKQTQAELKLVLHPVAEPLVSHAKPATLAFLIGPEGGLSDAEVEQAKGNGFHAARLGPRVLRTETAPVVALAVAQQLWGDF; the protein is encoded by the coding sequence ATGAGACTGTCCCGCTTCTTTATCGACGCCCCCCTGAGCACCGGTGAACACGAACTGCCGGAAGCCCAGGCGCATTACATCAGCCGCGTGCTGCGCATGGCCGAGGGCGATGCGGTGCAGTTGTTCGACGGCTCCGGCCATGAGTTCCGTGGCTCCCTGGTGGAAGTGGGCAAGAAACGCGTGGTGGTGCAGATCGACGAGCAACTGGCCGGCCAGGTCGAATCGCCGTTGCAGATCCACCTCGGCCAGGGCCTGTCCCGGGGCGAGCGCATGGACTGGGCGATCCAGAAAGCCACCGAGCTGGGCGTGACCGAAATCACCCCGATCTTCAGCGAGCGCTGCGAAGTCCGCCTCAAGGACGAACGCGCCGACAAACGCCTGCTGCACTGGCGTCAGGTGGCGATCAGCGCCTGTGAGCAGTGCGGTCGTTCGCGGGTGCCGGTGATTCATCCGCCGGTGCTGCTGGCTGACTGGCTGAAGCAGACGCAGGCCGAGCTGAAACTGGTGCTGCATCCAGTGGCGGAGCCGCTGGTGAGTCATGCCAAACCGGCGACCCTGGCGTTCCTGATCGGGCCGGAGGGTGGGTTATCGGATGCTGAGGTCGAGCAGGCCAAGGGCAATGGTTTCCACGCGGCTCGGCTTGGGCCGCGGGTGTTGCGTACCGAGACCGCTCCGGTCGTGGCGTTGGCGGTGGCTCAGCAACTTTGGGGCGACTTCTAA
- a CDS encoding transporter substrate-binding domain-containing protein encodes MQKITLLACTLGLLIGSQAQASEAPLTGTLGKIASASSITLGYRDASVPFSYVGDHTGQPMGYSVDLAGKIVERIKQQLALPELKVKYNLVTSQTRIPLVQNGTVDLECGSTGVTAERQKQVAFSYGFIYVKGQLLTAKDSGINSFEDLRGKNVVTTAGTTNERYLKSYNHDHKLDMSVISAKDHGEAFQMLESGRAAAFYMDDALLYGERAKARDPHHWVVVGKEQSREIYSCMVRKDDPQFLALVNGALADLYRSGEINGIYKRWFEQPIPPKGLNLEFPMTSELKAIIAKPVSDPVE; translated from the coding sequence ATGCAAAAAATCACGTTGCTTGCCTGTACTTTGGGGCTGCTGATCGGCAGTCAGGCTCAGGCCAGTGAGGCGCCGCTGACCGGCACTCTCGGAAAAATCGCCAGCGCCAGCAGCATCACGCTGGGCTATCGCGATGCCTCGGTACCGTTCTCCTACGTGGGCGATCACACGGGGCAGCCGATGGGCTACTCAGTAGATCTGGCGGGCAAGATTGTCGAGCGGATCAAGCAGCAACTGGCGCTGCCGGAGCTGAAGGTGAAGTACAACCTCGTCACCTCGCAGACACGTATTCCGTTGGTGCAGAACGGCACCGTGGACCTGGAGTGCGGCTCCACCGGTGTCACCGCCGAACGGCAGAAGCAGGTGGCGTTCTCCTACGGCTTCATCTACGTCAAAGGCCAGTTGCTGACGGCCAAGGACAGCGGGATCAACAGCTTCGAAGACCTGCGCGGGAAAAACGTGGTGACCACCGCCGGCACCACTAACGAGCGCTACCTCAAGAGCTACAACCACGATCACAAGCTCGATATGTCCGTGATCAGCGCCAAGGATCATGGCGAGGCATTCCAGATGCTGGAGTCGGGGCGTGCAGCGGCGTTCTACATGGACGATGCGCTGCTGTACGGCGAACGGGCCAAGGCGCGCGATCCGCATCACTGGGTGGTGGTCGGGAAGGAGCAGTCGCGGGAGATTTACAGCTGCATGGTGCGCAAGGACGATCCGCAGTTCCTCGCGCTGGTCAACGGGGCGTTGGCTGATCTGTATCGCTCGGGGGAGATCAATGGGATTTACAAGCGCTGGTTTGAGCAGCCGATCCCGCCGAAGGGCTTGAACCTGGAGTTTCCGATGACCAGCGAGCTGAAGGCGATTATTGCCAAGCCCGTGAGTGATCCGGTGGAGTGA
- a CDS encoding D-amino acid dehydrogenase: protein MAQRVCIIGGGVIGLATAYALVRDGFEVTVIEARDSLGVETSFANGGQLSYRYVAPLADAGVPLQALGWMLRGDSPLKLRPRLDPAQWRWMAAFLAACRTSVNRENAAHLLRLALLSQRTLKHWREDDGLSGFHWRRNGKLVTFRSAGSFAHARKGLADPQQQQVLSAAECAQLEPALADAAFVGAIYTPDEEVGDCHGFCQQLAARLRASGRCEFRLGQAVSGIRHSNGAVSAVELGSDVLPVEQLVIAAGHRSPLLALPGLHLPLYPLKGYSLTVPIGAEHRAPDVSITDYDRKIVYARIGEQLRVAAMVDIVGFDPAVDPQRLALIKRQARDTFPDAGNYDAAVEWAGMRPATPTGVPLLGATAYRNLWLNLGHGALGFTLACGSGQLLSELIGQQRTSIDLHGFNPRAA, encoded by the coding sequence ATGGCTCAGCGTGTATGCATCATCGGTGGTGGGGTGATCGGTCTGGCAACGGCGTATGCGCTGGTGCGCGACGGCTTTGAGGTGACGGTGATCGAGGCGCGGGATTCGCTCGGCGTCGAAACCAGTTTCGCCAACGGCGGCCAGTTGTCCTATCGCTATGTCGCGCCGCTGGCCGATGCCGGGGTGCCGTTGCAGGCGCTGGGCTGGATGCTGCGCGGCGACTCACCGCTCAAGCTGCGCCCGCGTCTGGATCCGGCGCAGTGGCGCTGGATGGCCGCGTTCCTCGCCGCCTGCCGCACCTCGGTCAACCGCGAGAACGCGGCGCATCTGTTGCGTTTGGCACTGCTCAGCCAGCGCACGTTGAAGCACTGGCGCGAGGACGATGGCCTGAGCGGATTCCACTGGCGGCGCAACGGCAAACTGGTGACCTTCCGCAGCGCCGGCAGTTTTGCACATGCGCGCAAGGGTCTGGCCGACCCGCAGCAACAGCAGGTCTTGTCCGCCGCTGAGTGCGCGCAGCTGGAACCCGCACTGGCCGACGCCGCGTTTGTCGGGGCGATCTACACGCCGGACGAAGAAGTGGGCGACTGCCACGGGTTTTGCCAGCAACTGGCCGCGCGTTTGCGCGCCTCCGGGCGCTGCGAGTTTCGCCTTGGTCAGGCAGTGAGCGGGATTCGCCACAGCAACGGCGCAGTCAGCGCTGTCGAACTGGGCAGCGACGTGCTGCCGGTCGAACAACTGGTGATCGCCGCCGGTCATCGCAGCCCTTTGCTGGCGTTGCCCGGCCTGCATTTGCCGCTGTATCCGCTCAAGGGCTACAGCCTGACGGTGCCGATCGGTGCTGAACATCGGGCGCCGGACGTGAGCATCACCGACTATGACCGCAAGATCGTCTACGCGCGCATCGGCGAGCAATTGCGGGTAGCGGCGATGGTCGACATTGTTGGTTTCGATCCGGCGGTCGATCCCCAGCGGCTGGCGTTGATCAAGCGTCAGGCCCGTGACACTTTCCCCGATGCCGGCAACTATGACGCCGCCGTGGAGTGGGCCGGCATGCGCCCGGCGACGCCCACCGGCGTGCCGCTGTTGGGCGCCACGGCGTATCGCAATCTGTGGCTCAACCTCGGCCATGGCGCACTGGGTTTTACCCTGGCCTGTGGCAGCGGGCAGTTGCTCAGCGAACTGATCGGCCAGCAACGCACTTCCATCGACCTGCACGGCTTCAACCCCCGTGCAGCGTGA
- a CDS encoding LysR family transcriptional regulator, with product MRLRHIEIFQAIRQTGSISAAAQLLHVSQPAVTKVLQHAEQQLGFPLFLRVRGKLQATPEALELEREVDKVTESLQGVRRLAQSLRREPGHSLRIGATPALALSLLPPAIHEWTRRYPDSACELSSAHSRELMQNLLMREVDVALTLQLPDHPGLQAQPLAAGVLVALAPKDFWPLADVGKPLPLMALAGAPLIGLSSADPLAARLDSYLEAVEPPPRVRIAVQTYSLARAMVESGAGVAVIDPFTALGASSATTTIRPLAPPLPITLYAVTRATEPPPHTLNDLLQIFSLRAQEQLNALVPL from the coding sequence ATGCGCTTGCGTCACATCGAGATTTTCCAGGCCATCCGCCAGACCGGTTCGATCAGCGCGGCCGCGCAGTTGCTGCACGTCTCGCAACCGGCGGTGACCAAGGTCTTGCAGCACGCCGAGCAGCAACTGGGCTTTCCGTTGTTTTTACGGGTGCGCGGCAAGTTGCAGGCCACCCCGGAAGCACTGGAGCTGGAGCGCGAAGTCGATAAAGTCACGGAGAGCCTGCAAGGGGTGCGACGTCTGGCCCAGAGCCTGCGCCGCGAGCCGGGGCACAGCCTGCGCATCGGCGCGACCCCGGCGCTGGCCTTGTCGTTGCTGCCGCCGGCGATTCATGAGTGGACCAGGCGCTATCCGGACAGCGCCTGCGAGCTGTCCAGCGCCCACAGCCGCGAGTTGATGCAGAACCTGCTGATGCGCGAAGTGGACGTGGCCCTGACCCTGCAACTGCCGGATCACCCGGGGCTGCAAGCGCAGCCGTTGGCGGCGGGTGTGCTGGTGGCGTTGGCGCCGAAGGATTTCTGGCCGCTGGCAGACGTCGGCAAACCGCTGCCCCTGATGGCGCTTGCGGGTGCGCCGCTGATTGGTTTGTCCAGTGCCGATCCATTGGCGGCAAGGCTGGACAGTTACCTGGAAGCGGTCGAACCGCCACCCCGGGTGCGGATTGCCGTGCAGACCTATTCGCTGGCGCGGGCGATGGTCGAGTCCGGCGCCGGCGTCGCGGTGATCGACCCGTTCACGGCGTTGGGTGCCTCATCGGCCACCACCACGATCCGCCCCCTCGCCCCGCCGCTGCCGATCACGCTTTACGCCGTGACCCGCGCCACTGAGCCACCGCCGCATACCTTGAATGACTTGCTGCAGATCTTCAGCCTGCGCGCTCAGGAACAACTCAATGCCCTCGTCCCTTTGTAG
- the trhA gene encoding PAQR family membrane homeostasis protein TrhA, which translates to MYHGERLNAWTHLVGAVAAFIGGVWMLVIASMDGSPWKIVSVAIYAFTLLVLYSASTVYHSVRGRKKAIMKKVDHFSIYLLIAGSYTPFCLVTLRGPWGWTLFGIVWGLALIGILQEIKPRSEARILSIVIYAVMGWIVLVAVKPLIAALGTTGFAWLASGGVLYTVGIIFFALDHRLRHAHGIWHLFVIAGSLLHFVAILFYVL; encoded by the coding sequence ATGTATCACGGGGAAAGACTCAACGCCTGGACACATCTGGTCGGGGCAGTGGCAGCGTTTATCGGTGGTGTGTGGATGCTGGTGATTGCCAGCATGGACGGCAGTCCGTGGAAGATTGTCAGCGTGGCGATCTACGCGTTTACCTTGCTGGTGCTCTACAGCGCCTCGACCGTGTACCACAGCGTGCGCGGGCGCAAGAAGGCGATCATGAAGAAGGTCGATCACTTTTCGATCTACCTGCTGATCGCCGGCAGTTACACGCCGTTTTGCCTGGTGACGCTGCGGGGGCCGTGGGGCTGGACGTTGTTCGGGATTGTCTGGGGGCTGGCGCTGATCGGCATTTTGCAGGAGATCAAACCACGCTCGGAGGCGCGGATTCTGTCGATCGTGATCTACGCGGTGATGGGCTGGATTGTGCTGGTGGCGGTCAAACCGTTGATTGCGGCACTGGGCACGACCGGGTTTGCCTGGTTGGCCTCGGGCGGTGTGTTGTACACGGTGGGGATTATCTTTTTTGCGCTGGACCACCGGTTGCGGCATGCGCATGGGATCTGGCATTTGTTCGTGATCGCCGGGAGCCTGCTGCACTTTGTGGCGATTCTGTTTTATGTCCTGTAG
- a CDS encoding LysR family transcriptional regulator, which translates to MLIDEELTLKKLEVFLAFMRTGNLARAAAELQTSNVSVHRAIHSLESALRCPLFKHEGRNLTPLESAYVLEERAQKLIQDVVESVRLTREAAGFSAERFKLGSLYSLTVKTVPQLIMGLKIRRSELNIDLILGSNIDLLYKLKNMEVDAILVSLDDSVSDPDCEQIPLFSDDIFLATPADSRFAQRQEVDLAEVRDETFITLTQGFATHQDGNRVFKQAGFEPKVAMQVNDIFTLLSMVSSGVGYALLPGRIAAVYENRVKLIPLQEKYRLQQHIGVVFLKAKERDPNLLALLAECRMYANRQA; encoded by the coding sequence ATGCTGATCGACGAAGAATTGACCCTGAAAAAACTCGAGGTGTTCCTCGCCTTCATGCGTACCGGCAATCTGGCGCGCGCTGCTGCCGAGCTGCAGACCAGCAATGTCAGCGTGCACCGGGCGATCCATTCGCTGGAAAGCGCCCTGCGCTGCCCGTTGTTCAAGCACGAAGGCCGCAACCTGACGCCGCTGGAAAGCGCCTATGTGCTCGAAGAGCGGGCGCAGAAGCTGATTCAGGACGTGGTCGAAAGCGTACGCCTGACCCGCGAAGCCGCCGGGTTCTCGGCTGAACGCTTCAAGCTCGGCTCGCTGTATTCGCTGACCGTGAAGACCGTGCCGCAGCTGATCATGGGCCTGAAGATTCGTCGCAGCGAGCTCAACATCGACCTGATCCTTGGCTCCAACATCGACCTGCTCTACAAGCTGAAGAACATGGAAGTCGACGCGATCCTGGTGTCGCTGGACGACAGCGTCAGCGACCCGGACTGCGAGCAGATTCCACTGTTCTCCGACGACATTTTCCTCGCCACGCCGGCGGATTCAAGATTCGCCCAGCGCCAGGAAGTCGATCTGGCCGAGGTCCGCGATGAAACGTTCATCACCCTGACCCAGGGCTTCGCCACCCATCAGGACGGCAACCGGGTGTTCAAGCAGGCAGGATTCGAGCCGAAGGTGGCGATGCAGGTCAACGACATCTTCACCCTGCTGAGCATGGTCAGCTCCGGGGTGGGTTATGCGTTGCTGCCGGGGCGGATTGCGGCGGTGTACGAGAATCGGGTGAAGCTGATTCCGTTGCAGGAGAAGTACCGCTTGCAGCAGCACATTGGCGTGGTGTTCTTGAAGGCCAAGGAGCGCGATCCGAACTTGTTGGCGTTGCTGGCGGAGTGTCGGATGTATGCCAATCGCCAAGCCTGA
- the madM gene encoding malonate transporter subunit MadM has translation MWALIENGLEHNGLVTAFAFVGVIMWVSVILSKRLTFGRIHGSAIAIVIGLVLAWVGGTMTGGQKGLADLSLFSGIGLMGGAMLRDFAIVATAFEVQATEAKKAGLIGVIALLLGTILPFIVGASMAWAFGYRDAVSMTTIGAGAVTYIVGPVTGAAIGATSDVMALSIATGLIKAILVMVGTPVAARWMGLDNPRSAMVFGGLAGTVSGVTAGLAATDRRLVPYGALTATFHTGLGCLLGPSLLFFIVRGIVG, from the coding sequence ATGTGGGCACTCATTGAAAACGGTCTGGAACATAACGGTCTGGTCACGGCCTTCGCTTTCGTCGGTGTGATCATGTGGGTCTCGGTGATTCTCTCCAAACGCCTGACGTTCGGGCGCATTCACGGCTCGGCGATTGCCATCGTCATCGGCCTGGTGCTGGCCTGGGTCGGCGGTACCATGACCGGCGGACAGAAGGGCCTGGCGGACCTGTCGTTGTTCTCCGGTATCGGCCTGATGGGTGGGGCGATGCTGCGTGATTTCGCGATCGTCGCCACCGCGTTCGAAGTGCAGGCGACCGAAGCGAAGAAGGCCGGTTTGATCGGCGTAATCGCGCTGCTGCTGGGCACGATCCTGCCGTTCATTGTCGGCGCGAGCATGGCCTGGGCCTTCGGCTATCGCGATGCAGTGAGCATGACCACCATTGGCGCGGGCGCGGTGACTTACATCGTCGGCCCGGTGACCGGTGCGGCGATTGGCGCGACCTCGGATGTAATGGCGCTGTCGATTGCCACCGGGTTGATCAAGGCGATTCTGGTGATGGTCGGCACGCCGGTCGCAGCACGCTGGATGGGCCTGGATAACCCGCGTTCGGCGATGGTGTTTGGTGGTCTGGCCGGGACGGTGAGTGGGGTGACCGCCGGGCTGGCGGCGACGGATCGGCGGTTGGTGCCTTATGGGGCGTTGACGGCGACGTTCCACACCGGGCTTGGGTGCCTGCTTGGGCCTTCGTTGCTGTTCTTCATTGTTCGCGGGATTGTTGGCTGA